CTCGCCGGGTGTACGTGACCGCCAAGTCCCGCGCGTACTTCGGGGAACCACCCTCCGCAACGCTCGAGGCGGCGCGTTGCCCGCCCGCCGTCGGGCCGTGCGGGAGCCGTTGCGGGCCCGCGGCTAGATCTCTCGGCGCTTCGCCAGCTCGCGCTCGTAAGCGCGCATCATGTCGCGGTAGTCGATCATGCCCACGATCGGGCCCGCGCGCGGGTCGTCTGCGTCGGCGGGGTCGATCACGGGAAGCCGCGGCGCGCCCGAAGAGCGGAACAGCTCGTGGGCGCGGTACAGATCGTCGTCGGGGAGCAGGAAGACCGGCGCGGCCGCAATGTCGCCGGCCACCACGAAGCCGTCGAGCTGGCGCTCGTCGAGGACCGGGCGCAGCTGGTCGGCAGTGACCAGACCGACGAGCCGACGCGAGGCGTCGACCACCGGCACCGTCGCGCCTTCGCTCGCGAACACCAGCTCGCGCAGCGCGGAGAAGCGGGTCGACGGCTGCGCCGTCGGCACGTCGCCGGAGCGAAACACGTCGCCCACGCGCATCTCCTCGAGCAGGTTCACGGTGAGGTCACCGAAGTGCGCCGGCGAGCTGAAGCGGTCCTTCTCCTGATTCTCGTAGATCGACTTCCCGCGCGCGAGCAGGATCGCCAGAATGGACACGAGCATCAGCGGCGGGAGCAGCACGTATCCACCGCTCATCTCCGCGACCATGAGCAGCGCGCCGATCGGTGCAGAGGCGACCCCGGCGAAGAAGCTCGCCATGCCGACCAGTACGTAGGCCGCCGGGTTCGGGAAGAATGCGGGCGCGAGCGCGGCGCCGCCGTAGCCCACAAGTGCGCCAAGCATTCCGCCGATGAACAGGGTCGGGCCGAACACGCCGCCGCTACCGCCCGAGCCGACGGTGAGACTGGTCGTCAGGATCTTCGCGCCCACAACGAGCGCGAGCGTGGAGATCACGAGCTCTCCATCGAGCGCGCGCTGCAGCCAGCCCCAGCCGGTCCCGTAGGCCTCGGGCACGAGCACGCAGACGAGACCGACCAGTAGCCCGCCGAGCATCGGCCGCAGCGGCGGCCACAGCGGAAGGCGCGCGAAGACGCGCCGGCGCACCGCGTGGAACGTCCAGATGTACGCGCGGCCCACCGGCGCCGAGATCAACGCGAGCAGCACGTAGCCGGGGATCTCGATGGGACGAAAGGCCGCGAGCTCGGGAATCCCGAAAATGCGGTGGCCGCCCAGCAGGAGCACGAAGACGGTGTATGCGGTGATCGAAGAGACCACGGCGGGCACCAGCGCCTCGGACTCGAAGTCCTCGCGGTAGATCACCTCGACGGCGGTGATCGCCGAGCCGAGCGGCGCGCGAAAGATTGCCCCGAGTCCGCCGGCGGTGCCGGCCAGCAGCAGGATGCGGCGGTCGTGCGCGGAGAGCCGCAACAGGCCCGCTAGCAGCGAGCCGATCCCGCCGCCGACGTGCGCGACCGGGCCTTCCTTGCCCGCGCTGCCGCCGGTCGCGAGCGTGACGATCGTCGCGAGCGCCTTCACCAATGGGGCGCGCGGCCGCACGACTCCGCGCGCGCGGTGGAAGGCGCGGATCAGCTCGTCGGTGCCCGTGCCCTCGGCCTCGGGCGCGAGGAAGTACACGAGCAAGCCGGCGCCGAGCCCGCCCAGCGCGGGCAGCAACAGGATCAGCCAGCCGCGCGGCGGACCCAGCGGCAGCTCGGGCCTCGCGAAGAGCGCGTCGCCCGGGGGCGGGGGCGGAAGCGGTGCACGCGCGAGTTCGATCAACGCGTAGTGAGTGGCGAGCTCGAGCGCGACGAAGAACGCGGCTGCCGCGAGCCCCGAGCAGGCTCCCACCAGAAGGCCATACGCAACCCAGCGGGATTCGAGCTTGGCGAACCGCTCGAGCAGACGCGGCGACTTGGGCACGGGCCCGAGCTTAGCAACTCGGCGTGTTATAACCGCGCGGATGAACGGCAAGCCTCTCCGCGTCCTCGGTGCCCTGCTCGCGGGTGGACTCGCGGCCTGTGCCGTCGGCCCCGACTACCAGCGCCCGGAGCTGCCGGTCACCCCCGCGTTCCGCGACTCGGGTGCGGACACCAGCTCGATCGCGGACAGCGCCTGGTTCGACGT
This DNA window, taken from Myxococcota bacterium, encodes the following:
- a CDS encoding chloride channel protein, translated to MPKSPRLLERFAKLESRWVAYGLLVGACSGLAAAAFFVALELATHYALIELARAPLPPPPPGDALFARPELPLGPPRGWLILLLPALGGLGAGLLVYFLAPEAEGTGTDELIRAFHRARGVVRPRAPLVKALATIVTLATGGSAGKEGPVAHVGGGIGSLLAGLLRLSAHDRRILLLAGTAGGLGAIFRAPLGSAITAVEVIYREDFESEALVPAVVSSITAYTVFVLLLGGHRIFGIPELAAFRPIEIPGYVLLALISAPVGRAYIWTFHAVRRRVFARLPLWPPLRPMLGGLLVGLVCVLVPEAYGTGWGWLQRALDGELVISTLALVVGAKILTTSLTVGSGGSGGVFGPTLFIGGMLGALVGYGGAALAPAFFPNPAAYVLVGMASFFAGVASAPIGALLMVAEMSGGYVLLPPLMLVSILAILLARGKSIYENQEKDRFSSPAHFGDLTVNLLEEMRVGDVFRSGDVPTAQPSTRFSALRELVFASEGATVPVVDASRRLVGLVTADQLRPVLDERQLDGFVVAGDIAAAPVFLLPDDDLYRAHELFRSSGAPRLPVIDPADADDPRAGPIVGMIDYRDMMRAYERELAKRREI